The Bdellovibrio bacteriovorus region CATTCTGAAATTCTTCCCGAAAAATTGCCCACTTCCGCCACAGCACCAACAGTGGCAACAACTCCACGGAGATGGGGAAATGAAAAACAGAAGTCTTAGTTTTAAAATATACTTTGTAATGGGCATCCTGATTGCAGGATCAATTGTCATTGCCGCTATAGGCCTGAGCCGTATGGGAAAAATCAATGACGCTCTTCACTCTATCGTGGAAGAGAAGTCAGCGCGAGTCTCTATTGTTAAGGACATTCGTTCTATTTTCTATTTGCAGTTGATGAACGAAAAAAACTACATCCTTGAAAGCGATCCAGAGAAGATGAAAAAAATCGATGCGCTGATGGAAACACGCCACGATGAAATTCTTAAACGCGTAGACGCGCTTTATTCGGTATCTACCGAAGTAGGTAAAGAAGAAGCCACCAAGTTTAAGGCCGCTTATCAAGAATGGTGGAAAAATACTCAGGAGGTGAAAGCCTTTGTCGCATCGGGCGATAAAGGTAAAGCTTTATATCAAAGTCAATCCGTCGGGCACGAGATTCGCCAAACAAGTGAAGCCATTATTAACGGCAATGTGCAAAGAAATGAAGAGCGCATGTCTAATGATGCTCTTCAGGCAGAGAAAGATTATGAAGCAGCCAAAACGCTGATGATCACTGCCAGCATCGTGACGATTTTATTAGGCCTCTCTATCGGTGGACTGATCTTGCGATCACTTTCGAAGTCCATCAACCAAATCATCGAAAATCTTTCGGCATCTTCGAATCATGTCTCGGCCGCTTCCCAACAAATTGCCTCTGCCTCTGTTGAGTTGTCCGAGGCGACCACTGAACAAGCTTCGTCATTGGAAGAAACGGTGGCCACCATTGAAGAACTTTCTTCCATGGTGAAGGTCAACGCGGAAAACGCCGGACAAGCTTCGAAACTTTCAGGACAAGCCAGTGAAATCGTCGCTCGCGGCGAAAAGGAAATGACTTCATTAATTTCTTCGATGGGAGAGATTTCACAAGACTCAAAGAAAATTTCGGACATCATAAACGTGATTGATGATATCGCTTTCCAAACAAATCTTTTGGCATTGAACGCAGCCGTCGAAGCCGCGCGTGCGGGGGAACAAGGAAAAGGTTTTGCGGTGGTCGCCGAAGCGGTTCGCACTCTAGCCCAACGCAGCTCCATTGCGGCAAAAGACATTGCAGAACTCATCAAGTCCAGTGTCGGGCGTATTGAATACGGTAGCGAACAAGTAGAAAAAAGCAGTGCTGTTTTAACAGAAATTTTGGGAGCAGTGACGAAAGTAGCGCAACTGAATGAAGAAATTTCGGCGGCTAGCACTGAACAATCCAACGGCATCGCCCAAATCAGTAAAGCCATGAATCAACTAGATCAAGTGACACAAGTGAATGCGGCATCTTCCGAGGAGGCCGCGGCATCCGCCGAAGAACTTTCTGCACAGGCCGATAGTTTGAAGAATGTGATTTCCACACTTGTCCAAGTTGTTAAGGGCAAATCCGAAGACCCTGAAATAGTGCCTGCCAGCAAGTCACCGGCGAGAGCGTCCGTGAAAATGACATCCACTAGACCCTCGATTTCACACAGTGAAGATTTGCTTCCGTTAAATTCCGCCGGCTAGGTCTCTTGGGAATTAACAGCAACGTGTAGTTTTTCGCAGCCTCCGCTTTTCGCTCTGTAAATTCAAGTTCTTATTTCAGAATTTACAGAGCAGGGAGGCTTTTTCATGAGAGATACAAATCCACGATTTCGCCATATCACATCTGATAGCGTCGACTATGGTTTAAGAACCAACGCCGTTCACAACCCGTCTTCAGGTTACAGCTATTCAGATGCTGAATCTTATGAGTGGGATCGTTCCATGAATCCGAACGTCCGTTACGTTCCAGGAGAGAGCAATCGAGATCTTGCCCGCCGCGACCGCGACTATTCAGGAGTGGGACCGAAAAACTACCGCCGTACTGACGAACGCATCTATGAAGATGTCTGTGAAGTTTTGTCTCGACATCCTGACATTGATGCCAGCGAGATTGAAGTTTCAGTGCGTGAAGGCATTGTATTTTTAGATGGCACTGTAGAAACTCGCCGGGTTCGCCAACTCGCTCAAGAAATTATTGATGGGCTTCCAGGGGTTGAAGACGTCGAGAACTATCTAGACGTCCCTCAAAGAGATCGTGATCGCCGACGTATTGCACGCAGCTTAAGTTAAAAGGGGATGTTCTCCCCTTTTCTTTATTTAGCTAAAACTATCGTCTTAAATCCGCCATAAGCCATCTTGCTCATTTCAAAAGGGCTGTCTTTGGGATCGAAGTTCGTCATAAAAGGATCCGCCATGACCTTTTTGTTAACGGCATTACGATGCGCTTTGGATTTATAAACTATCCATGAGAACACAACTGTTTCGCCCGGCTTCGTCTTCGCAAGTTTTGTAAAAGGCATGACTCCTTTCACGTTCAAGTCGTCGCCCACTGTTTCAATGTATTCCAATGCTCCGTACTTCATCCACACTTTAGAGGCCTTTTTAGACACCTGTTGATACTTTTTAAGTTTCGATTTTTTTATCGCAATTACAAAGCCGTCGACATAAGCCATTGATGAACTCCTTTACGAGATTTAGTTTAGTGCATGATCAATTTTCTAGGCTCAAAAGCCAAGAAAATAAAGAACTCATACATTTTTCAGGCAATTTTTTGCTTTTTTCAAATATGTAAATTAATGGCTCTAGTCCGCCCTAGAAAAATCTTCGTTTACAAGTTCAAATACCGCAGCCGCACCAGCCATGGAACCACTTGCCGCTGCTTGCAGCACGGATTGCATCATCGTCATATTGTCTCCGGCCGCAAAAACACCAAGGACGGATGTTTGTTTCATTTCGTTAACTTGATAAAGTCCCATTTCATTTTTTTCGCATCCTAGATTTTGACCAATATCCGATTTCATTTGAAACGGAAGAAGCGGAGTTGCAAACAAAGCTTCTCGTTCATTTATAGAACCATCTTCAAACCGGATGCCTCGAAGGTTCATTCCCTCAAAAAGCAATCTCTCGATCCGCTTTTCAACGATTTCAATATTATTTTTCTTCATCAACATTTTTAAATCTTCTGAAAAATCGGCGGGGCCGTTTGTAAACACAGCCACATCTTTAGACAACGCGGAAAACATGGGAATACCGTGCGCAAGAAATTTGCCGTTACCGATGATTCCTAGCTTTTGATTTCTTACTTCAAAGCCATGGCAATAGGGACAATGAAAGACGGATTTTCCCCACAACTCTTTTATGCCGGGAATAGGGGGCAAACGGTCCTGAATACCGTATGCAAGAATCACTTTTCTGAAGTCCTTCACTTCTCCAGAAGAAAAACGAGCGCGAAAATGACTTGAGTTTTTTTCAACCGAAATGACGGAACCGGAAAAGAACTGAATCGTGCTATATTTTTCAAGATCCTGACGCGCTTCTTTTCTCCAGGCCGCTGGATGAACTCCGTCTTGAGTCGGAAAGTTGTTCAGATGTTCGGAAGCTTCATTGCGAGGTCGAGCATCGTCACACACCAAAGCCGTTCTACCGATACGTCCTAAAGACATTGCGGCACTTAAGCCCGCAGGACCACCACCTATAATAAGTACCTCTAGAGTTTTATTCATGCGACCTCCGTACCCTTCATTGTAATAGAATCAGGGTGAAACGATAATTGCTAATACGATTGAATTATTGATACTTTTTTGGTATCAATAGTTATGGATCTATCTAAACTCAAAGCCTTTGTCGTTGTGGCCGAAGAACTGAACTTTCGTAAAAGTGCGGAAATTCTGGGGATGTCCCAACCTCCTCTAACTCGCCTTATTGCCTCGTTGGAAGAGGAACTGGGGACATCTCTTTTTGAAAGAACCACTCGGCACGTCAAGCTCACGGGTGCGGGTGTCTTCTTGCTTAAAGAAGGAAAAGAAATCCTGAATCGGGCGCAAGGACTAGAATCCGAAATCAGGGCTTTAGGTAAGATGAAGGCCGGAAAGATCAGCATCGCCTTTTCCTCCACTGGTTTTTTGGCAAACCTCCCTAAAATTATCCGTGAGTTTCAGGATAGATTCCCCAAAATTAAAATTGAGCTTCAACAAGAAACCCGTTCCGCCATTGTTAAAGGTCTAAAAAGCGGCCGATTTGACGCGGGATTTTTGGAAGGCAGCCTCAAAGAAGAAAATTTTCAGTTCCACCCAGTCCAAGACGAGAATTTAGGGGTTTTGCTTCCGAAAAATCATCCGCTGAGCCGACGAAAAGAAATTGAATTTAAAGAGCTGAAAGATGAAACCATCATTCTTCATCCGAAGAAAGACAATAAGGATTTCTACGAGACGATTTCGTACTTATTTGTTCAGGCGGGCATAAAGCCTCTGACCTACGTAAAAAAGGATCACGAAAGCTGTCCTCTTCTTGTAGCCACGGGAAAAGGAGTTTCTTTGACTATCGCCGCGACTCAAAATTTCGCACCGACAGAAACTCGTTTCGTACCGATTAAAAAACTTTATTTGCCGGTCAGCGTTTTTTGGGAAAATGAAAATACAAATGCATCCTTAAAGACATTCCTTAGCTTCGTCGTTGAAAATCATGCTCTTTCTAACGGAAAGCCGGAATGTCTTATGGATGTGATGAGACTTTAGTGAGACGTGAATTCAGAGTTGAAAGCATGAATACGACGACCGATTGCTGTCAGGCTTTGCTCTAATGAATCGGCACCCTGTTCTAGTGTTTTCAATCTAGATACTTGTGCTTCTTTTTTCAAATTTCTGGCTTCATCAATAAGCGGTTCTAGTTGCAATTGAAATGCCGCTAAACGCATTGCCACTTTGCTTTGCTCTTCATCTGAAATCTGTTCGCCCTCAGGGCGTTTCAAGTCATTCAATGACAGCGTCAATTCACGAACTTTTTCACCTAAAGCACGAAATTGTTCCATCTTTTGTTGGTGCTGATTTTGACGAGCTTCTAATTGCTCAGCTTTTGCGGCGACCAAGGCGGCTGCTTTTTCAGCTTCGGCGCGCGCTTCATTTAATGAAGTCGAAAGTCGAACTACTTCATCAGAAACACCGAGGCCACATTCTGTAAAACGATTCATCAAGCGCTGAACCTGCTCGAAATCAAAATCAGATTTCAACTCCATCTCATCGATCTTCGCTCCCAGGCGAACAATCTCAGAAAGATAGTTATCGAGTTTTAAAGCGGCTTCTACCAATGCAGAGGGATTTTTGATCTTGTTTGTCATGCCCGGGTTATGGCACAGGCTGATTTTAAAGCCAAATTTTTCGGACGCAGTTTCCGTTACAAGTTCGCCATAAAAGCAAGGGGTCTAAGAAAGACCCCTTTTATTTTCTTATAAAGCAGGATTCGCCAACATTTGAATATGAGTACGAACATCCTTAGGCCACTTCGCGATCAGCTTTTTAAACTTCTCTGCATCTTTGGCAAAAAGAGCTCGCAATGCTTCCTCATAGTCAGGAAGATCTCCGGCCATCACCGTCATAAACTTATAAGTCGCATCTTGCGCCTGACGAATCAGATCCTTCGCGGCGTTTTTCTTTTTCGCCTCGTCGACCAGTCTTCGCAGCGTCACCGATGCTCCACCGGGTTGCTTTGCAAGCCAATCCCAGTGTTGGGGTAAGAGAGTCACTTCTTTCGAGGTGACTCCCAGCTTAGGACGACCGGGACCGCCTTTGGCAGGTTCTTCTTCTTTTAACAATCCTGATTTTTCAAGTCTTTTTAAAACCGCATCTATCGTTCCTCGAAAATCGACTTCCACCTGTTGACTGGTTTGATTATCAAAGATCAGAATCGCTGCTTGCGGGTGATTCTCTAGATGCTCCTTCACTTTTAAAGCGACGTCCTTAATACCGCCGCTAGCGATTTTGTGTGAACTGCTAAATGCTGTGCAAGTTTGTAAATCACTTTGCTGCATAAGCATCTCCTTTCAATGACTTCGCGATAAGCCACATCATAAATAAAGTTACAAGAGAGCTTGCAATCACGACGTAACCGACGACATCGTAATGCTCTAACACTCCCCTAGGTCCCTCGACGACGATAAGACCAGCCACGATAGATGCAAATCCACCGGCAACTTGCTGAATGGACGAGCCGACAGACATGAAGGCCCCTCGATTAGATGCTGAAGGGATACCTGACATCAAAGTTTGTGACGGAATCATGCGCGAGAAAATTCCCACGAACATCAAAACATTGACCAAAATCACAAGGCCCAATGGGGTGATACCAAGGTGAGTGTAAATTCCCACCATAATAATCCCTATGATAGTTCCAAATAAAAACACCTTGAAATTTCCGAACATGTCACATGCTCTCCCCACCATCGGACCGATTAGGATCGAAGCAAAACCCGAAATCAGATAAATCATCGGAAGCTGATCTTGGTGAATTCCTAAATTATTCACCGTGAATGCCGTACCAAAAGGCATCAGCATAAAACCCCCGATGGAAAGAAGGGCCGTCGCGGCAAAGGCCATCAGATATTTCGGTGTGGCTACCGTCGATACCAAGTGTGCTACGGGACTGCGATCCGTTTGAATTTTCAAATGCTCATTAATGGGTTTCAGATAAGCAAAAATGCCAATTCCTGCAATCACACTGACAACGACGATCATGATGAACGGAGCTTTCCAGCCCCAAAGATTTGAAAAGTAGAGTCCCGCGGGCAGGCCAAGAATCTGGCTGGCAGCAAACGCTGTTTGCACAAATCCCATCACACGACCGCGCTTTTCCATAGGAAATAAATCTGTGATGATGGCAAAGACGATCGAACCAATCACTCCACCAAAGATACCTGTGATCAATCTAGCGGCGACCAGCCATTCGAAAGTATTCACCAGCCCACACATCAGCGTTCCTAAAACGAAGCCGGTATAAAAAAATAAGAGCAGTTTTTTTCGATCAAAGCGGTCTGCAAAACCCGCCGCTAAAAATCCCGAGACTCCGGCGCTGAAAGCGTAGCCAGAGACGACGATTCCAAATTGTGCGGGAGTGATCTTAAGCGCGGGCATCAGCACGGCTCCCAGCGGAGATACAATCATAAAATCTAAAATGATTGTGAATTGAAGAAAGGCCAAAAGCGCCACGACAAATTTTTGATAGCCCGTAAAAGGCTCTATTCGTTTTTCCATGAAACTAATTATACCCGGATAAAATAAAAAAGCAATATTATCCGGGTAATATTATTAAACTAAACAAATATCCCTGTTTTCAATAACTTAGGGATAATTTTAAATGCGGTGTTCGCTTTTTCGCTGCTGAATTTCTTTAAGCTGGGCCTTCTGGTAAGCGCCAAACACGCCGTTAAACAAACAGCGAATAAGCGGATCTTCCACGATATCGGCGTATTGAATTTCTTCTTCGATTTTTTCGGAAAACGGGAAGTCATTGATACGAACATACATAGATGTCAGCGCTTCGCCCAATTCTAAGGCCGCATACAGTTTGAATAAAGGAACTTCTGTCGTCCAACCGATCGGGATACTAGAAGATCCTTCAAGGATTTCTGCTGAAGAGTCCTTAAGTAAATAATTAAATTCGAAAGCCTTACCGTCGTTATCAAAAAGAGTTAAACGCCAGCGACGCGTTTTAAAAAAATAATCCTCTTCAGGAGGCTCCATGGATTCAAATTTTTCGATAAGCTCTTTTTGGCAGTATTCCAGCACGCGCGATTTCTCTGCCTCAGAGAGTGGGGGAAATTTTCTGGCAATTTCTTGTGTTGGTGGGGGGATCAACGCGGGATCAAAATCATAGTCGACGTTTTGTTCGCCCAAAGGTTTTATCCACGCTAAAGAACGAGACTGTTTTATTCCACCGGTATTAATCTCAACGGACACACCTGGATTCAGACGCACAACCTCTGTGCGTGGCAAAGCTTCAGAAATTTCTTTTTGAAACTGCTTATATGTGATGGGAAAGAAAGCTTTGTTATACCAAGACCAAGGCTCAAGTTGAAACTGACAAGAGCTCGGCACGATGTATTTAGGATTTAAAGTTTTAATTTGCTGAACCCACTCGGGCGGAAGACTGCGTGACGCTTCCAAAGCACGTGAAGGTGCGATGACATCCAGTTCGCGCATCGTTTGAAAAGGCCAAAGCACCATATCCCATGGGCCTTCGCTTTTTAATAAATCCAAGGTGGAATAGTCGATCCACGAATCCACAACATTGAGCACATTTAAACCTTGGTGTTTGATCTGAAAAAGAGAATCGACATCTTGATCCAATGCTCGGCGAGGTATGACTTCGATGTCACCGATCCGCACGCTCTGATTAAGTTTTAAAGAAAAGACATTTTTAAAGCCAAGCTCACGAATCAAAGTGAACATCTCTTCATGAATACAGAACATATAAAGCGGTGTCTCTTTGTCCAAGAGATTCAGGCTTTCCATCGAACAGTGGTCGTCGTGATAATGAGAAATAAAAATCGCGGAAAGTTGAAGCTCGTTGATTTCTTTTAGGTCGAACTGAACAGACGGAAAAGCATGACAATTGCGACTGAACGGGTTTTCAAAGATAGGATCAAACGCGATCTTAGCAGCGCCCGTTTCAAAAATATAACCTGCATGCAAAATTCGAGAGATTTTTAAAGACACGGGCGCATCATATTTTATTTTGCAGATTCAACCAAGCTTTTAAAGTTCTGAAGCCCTTTATCGAAGATGGGACTCATCATAAAATCCATCATTATGCCAAGGTAGCGTTTAAAGTAAGGAAGTTTCTGCTCATAAGACCACGTCAGCGTAGTTGCATTGTCGCTTGAAGCGGCGACAATCCAGTGAGCCATCGCTTCCCCAGGCATAGGCTTGATAAAATCCATGCGCACGTCGACCGACTTATCTTGCACGATATTGACGATAGTCATCTTGCCTTCGCCCGATTTTTCTCCTGAATAAGTCATTGTAGAACCAACACCAGTTCCAGCCACTTCTGTTTTTGACGTCGGATCGCTTTCGCTAAATGGATTCCACTTCACGAACTCATTAAGGTCCGTCAAACGTGGAAAAACGGTGCTCACGGGTGCGTTGATTTCGATACTTCTTACCAACTGGTATTGAGCAGGCATTAACACCGGTGCGATCAGCAATACAATGACCAAAGCAATAAGGAAATACATGGCTGTTCTCATAAAACTCCTCTCATTTTCCTAACACAAAGTCTGTCTACACTCTACATAGCTGTCACGCGCAAAAACGAGTCATCCTGTGATCCAGACTAGGAAGCAGCGAAAGACCATGTCAAAATAGCCTTCTATGTTAAAAACGTTCTTTCCTGACCGCGACCACAAAGCTCTTTTATTTGATTTCGATGGCACCGTTGCTGACACCATGGGTGCGCACTTAAAAGCCTGGAATATTGGCCTAGCCTCTTACAATCTGACTTTAAGTAAAGAGCAACACCAGGCTTGGGCCGGTCGCCCAACAAGAAAAATTGTCGAGATGCTAAATGAAATGCACAAAGTGCAAATCCCTGCCGATGCCTTCCTGAAAGAAAAAGAAGTGCATTACTTTTCTGCGATTAGCGAAATCAAAGAGATCAAAGCAGTGATGGACGTCATCAAACACTATCACGGCAACTTACCGATGGCGATTGTGACCGGCAGTCGTCGTCATCCCGTTGAGACAACCTTAAAGCACTTGGGAATCACTAAATACTTTGATCAGTTAATTTGTGCTGAAGATTATCAGAACGGAAAACCCGCTCCTGATTGTTTCCTATTGGGCGCAGAAAAACTAGGAATTGCACCTTCTGACTGCCTGGTCTTTGAAGATGCCCATTTAGGAATCGAAGCGGCCCGCAATGCACAGATGGATTGTTTGAAAGTGGACGAATACCAAAAACTCGTTCTCGTTAAATACTAATCTGGTTTGTAGCTACTGATATTTTCAAATAACTTGGAAATACGATGATAAAGCTCCGCAATATTCTTTTCGGGGCTTTTTCCTGATAAGTTTGAAGCATCTTCAATTTTTTCAATACAGCGCAGATCTTGGCAGATGTAGTAAGAGCTACTGACATCGGAACTCATATTCACCGTCAGCATTCCAATATCCTCTGACGAACCATAGGCGTGACACCAGCTACAAAGACCTCCGACAGGTTCACCCGTAGCTGCGGTTTTTTTAAAAGCGACCCCACGTGGAAGATCCCAGTTTGGCATTTTAAATACGAGGTAAGTGTAAACGCCCGAAGGCTCTCTCCATGTAAAGTAAGAACTCACGTTGAGCGGGAATTTCAAATTTTCAGGTAGAACAAGTTTCTTTTGATCGCGATTACGAAAGGACTGAATCAGCTCTGCTTCAGACGCAATAGAAAAGACATGCTCTTTTTGAAAGTTATTTATTTGCGATAGCACCTAGGTCACCTCATTCTAAGAATGATTTTAGGCCAGATGTTACGAAAACAAAAGACTCAATTTCTAGGTCGGGCTTGTTTTCAGAGAGCGACTCAAAATCACTCTCTAATACCAGTGACGTTTACCAAAGATGTGTCAAAGGCGTCACCGTCTGCCAGGAGGTGGTTTAAAATAGAGCTGTCCCCTCTATCGGGAAAGGATGACTTTATGAAAGCAAAATTTACTTCCCCAGAATCCGATCGACGCACTCACCGCCCGCATTTGGAATGGGAAAAATCTGAAATTATCTCTATAGCTCCAGAGGCCTCACTGACAGAGGCTGCGGAACTTATGAAGGAATATCAAATCGGCGATGTCTTAGTTATGCACGAAGATGGACATGGTTCTTTATTGGGTATTTTAACAGACCGAGATATTGCCATGTGTATCGCTGACGGCGCAAATCCAGATCGCGTGCGCGTAAGTCGGGTGATGTCGCGATCTCCGATATCGGCCCGAGCCGAAGACGACGTTTTTACGATGATATCCTTGATGAAACGTTCCGGTGTCACTCGATTGCCTCTTTTAGATCGCCGGGGCCGCCTGACCGGTGTCGCTACGGCGAAGAACATGATTGAAATTTTAACAGGTGCTCTGTTCGACCTGACACAGATTGGAGAAACTCAGCACGATAATGAATGGCAGAAACACTAGGAGGTTTTTATGAATGCTCCGAATAAAGAAGAAATATTGAATTTAGAAAATCGGTATTGGGATGCAATGAAGACAAAGGATGTCGAAGCGGCCGTGTCTTTAACAAAATTTCCGTGTACGGTCACAGGACCTGATGGTGTTCGCAGTATCGACGAAGAGCAATACCGTCAAATGATGAGCTCGATGACTTCAACAGATCACTTTAAAGACATTGAAATTAATGAGCCCCAGTTTACTGTGCTTAACGACGATGCCGCTTTACTGACCTACAATATTGAAGTGAAGGGCATGAAGATGCTCGATGTTTCAACGTGGGTCCGCGAAAACGGCAAATGGGTTTGCGCTTACCATTCTGAAAATCCATTGCATTAATTTTTTACCGGAGTCGCACAGTGCGATTCCGGTTATTTTAGAAAATCTGAAACTTGGGGATTTAATCCTTTTTCTTCGGCATCCATATACGACCAAACATCGGGCTGTGTCCCATTGATGTCTCGAACTCCATATTCCTTTGCAAGCTGTCCTGAATTTACTGAAAGCTGATTCCAGCGAGAGCGCTCTGAATCTGCGGCCACTGCAGCTATGCATCTGCCAACAAATCTTGGCGACTCAGACAAAAGAAATCCAGGAGGAGCTTTGGCTTCTTTCCAGTTCGCCTCGGTCACACCGAAGTGCTCAAGCATCATTTCAGATCTGAGCCATCCCGGTGATACAGTCATGGCCGTTGCACCAAATTGTTTAAGCTCATGTCCTTGAGAAAACCCTAGGCGATTAATGGAAACTTTAGCGAGATCATAAAATACAGAGATGCGGTAATTCTTTAAGTTGTATTCTAAAGTTCCATCCGTGATTTCTACAAGAAGACCACCTGGCTTTCGTAAAAGCGGCGATAGAAAAAAAGATGTGATCAAGTGCGTATCCACCGCCAAACGCAACATCCGAAGACCTTGATTGAGATCGAGCTCCCACATGGGTTTATTCCAAGTTTCTGGAGATCCCACCATGGCTTCGCCGCCCCAGATATCATTGACTAAAATATCAATACCACCAAAGTCTTTAGAAATTCGATCCGCAAGATTTTTAACTTCATCTTGATTCAAGTGGTCGGTAGGAATGGCGATTCCTTTTCCACCTAAGCTTGTCACAAGCTCCGCCGTTTCTTCGATGGTTTCAGGTCTATTATAATCGGAACGTGCCGATCCATCTTTGCGCGTAGTTCTTCCGGTACAGATCACGGTGGCACCGGCTTCGCCTAAAGCGGTCGCAATACCGCGACCCGCTCCGCGCGTTGCACCAGCAACGACGGCAATTTTATTTAAGAGAGGTTTTGTTGTGCTCATAAAGACCCACCTTATTTAACAAAAAGAAGATAGTCGAAATGACTTTGAGGGTTGTTACGGTCATAGCCTTCGGGATAAATGAAAAGCTCCGCATTCTGCGAAATTGAATAACCCGATGTTGGTAGCCACTCGAATATCAACTTTGCCGCGGTAGCACCGATAGTTTGCGGTGGCCCCTGATGGGTGCATCTGACAAGTTTTGAGTGAGTGATTTCGTACCGCAGTAGATCTTCAGGAATATTCTCGAAGCTTTCAACAGCGACCAACGCATAGTATTCAGCCATCTGTTCTTTACCTTCAGGCAGATCACCCGTGATGATCGCATAACGCTTTAAATCTTTTCTAGCCGCAAGACTTTGCGCCAATGGCATGAGCTTCTGCCACAATGATGGTATAGCTGCCATATTATTTGCTTCTTGTGGACTTGATCGCAGCAGAGCTTTATAGCCTACAAGTTTCAATGACTCGATATTTTGAACATGTGCTTGCATATCTTCATTCAAGATACCTTAGGCCTGCTTGTCAATGGAATGCTTTATGGCGTCCAGAGATTACTCTTTGCGCCTGGGAAAGACGCTACGGGGTTCCTCTTCCCAGCCGAAGTGATACCGGACGGCGAGTTTATGCTCTTCGCGAAATCGAGAAGCTTAAAATATTAAAGCTCCTAACCGATAATGGTCATTCTATCGGAGAGATCGCCCATCTGGAATTGTCAAAACTGAATGCTTTAATAAAACAGAGCATTGCTAATTCCGCCACGACCCAAACAGTTCTGCGTCTAATAGCCGCAACGGCAGAATGTGATCTTGCGAAACTATCGGCTCTTTTAAAAACGGCCCAATTAGAAAATGATACGCGTACACTTCTAGTAGAAATCATCAGTCCCACCCTTGCAGAGATAGGCCGCAAAGTCATCGACGGTGAGCTTGATGTATATCATGAGCACGCCGCTTCATCAGTAATTCGAAACCTGCTATCAGGAATTCTATACTCTATTGAACAACTGCCCGATAAGAATGAAACGAAAACAATCATTCTTGCGACCCCTGAAGGCGAACATCACGAATTCGGTGTTCTTATTTCTGCAATTCTTACGGCCCTTCGTGGAAATAAAGTTTTGTACCTAGGCCCGAATATGCCAGCCACTTCCCTTGCTCGCGCTATCAGGAACGTCAATGCTGCGGTGGCTGTAATCGGTTGCTCTGCTCCTCACGAGGCTCTTTCTACATCGAGATATAAAGAATTTGTTAATCAGCTTTCGGCCGAAGTGGACACCTCTGTGCCTTTTTGGTTTGGAGGATTTAGGAACGAGGACATTGATAAGCTTTCCTG contains the following coding sequences:
- a CDS encoding MerR family transcriptional regulator, producing the protein MTRYFEHVLAYLHSRYLRPACQWNALWRPEITLCAWERRYGVPLPSRSDTGRRVYALREIEKLKILKLLTDNGHSIGEIAHLELSKLNALIKQSIANSATTQTVLRLIAATAECDLAKLSALLKTAQLENDTRTLLVEIISPTLAEIGRKVIDGELDVYHEHAASSVIRNLLSGILYSIEQLPDKNETKTIILATPEGEHHEFGVLISAILTALRGNKVLYLGPNMPATSLARAIRNVNAAVAVIGCSAPHEALSTSRYKEFVNQLSAEVDTSVPFWFGGFRNEDIDKLSCLTKRDVVFMNRYQDLERALRELSKSP